In the genome of Croceimicrobium hydrocarbonivorans, one region contains:
- a CDS encoding V-type ATP synthase subunit A encodes MTKGKITAILSNLLQVEVDGPIRQNEICYVLKAGEELMAEVIKINGNIAFAQLFEAGSGLKAGDPVRFSGELLEVSLGPGLLSKNFDGLQNDLEAMPGSFIQAGQRTPALDLDEEYEFTPLVEPGAVLEAGDAFGEVPENALKHAIMLPFKFEGKWEIIEIAPAGTYPLKHIVAKVKNDKGESRELSMVQKWPVKWPIKNYLRKERPAEIFRTGLRVIDSLNPIAEGGTAYIPGAFGTGKTVLQQAIAKNNRAEVVILVACGERANEVVEIFHSFPELEDLATGRKLKDKTTIVCNTSNMPVAAREASVYVGMTMAEYYRSMGHKVLLLADSTSRWAQALREMSNRMEELPGTDAFPVELPAVIANFYGRAGKVEMRNGTKGSVTFLGTVSPAGGNFKEPVTESTSKVARCFYALSQKRADAKRYPAIDPLQSYSRYLDYEEFQAFAAKNIESDWIEKVNRAKNLLSKGIEARDQISILGDDSVPLDYHRDFWKSELIDFAFIQQDSFDDTDMNSSLERQSFMLNRVLDICDKPQEFEDFSAVSAFYKKVINLFKQMNYSDFESDDFQKFNTELEALFNLQSTEA; translated from the coding sequence ATGACTAAGGGAAAAATCACCGCCATTCTGAGCAATCTCCTGCAAGTGGAAGTGGATGGCCCGATTCGGCAAAATGAGATTTGCTACGTTTTAAAAGCAGGCGAAGAGCTGATGGCCGAAGTTATTAAGATTAATGGCAATATTGCCTTTGCCCAGCTATTTGAAGCGGGCTCTGGTTTAAAAGCTGGTGATCCGGTGCGTTTTAGCGGCGAATTACTGGAAGTGAGTTTAGGGCCTGGTCTGCTTAGCAAGAACTTCGATGGATTGCAAAACGATCTGGAAGCCATGCCCGGCAGCTTTATACAAGCCGGTCAACGCACTCCTGCCTTGGATCTGGATGAAGAATATGAATTCACCCCATTAGTAGAACCGGGCGCCGTTTTAGAAGCAGGAGACGCCTTTGGCGAGGTGCCCGAGAATGCTTTGAAGCATGCCATAATGTTGCCCTTCAAATTCGAGGGTAAATGGGAAATAATTGAAATCGCTCCGGCCGGAACCTACCCTCTGAAACATATCGTGGCCAAGGTTAAGAATGATAAAGGCGAAAGTCGTGAACTGAGCATGGTGCAGAAATGGCCGGTAAAATGGCCGATAAAGAACTATCTGCGTAAGGAAAGACCCGCCGAAATTTTCCGTACGGGATTAAGGGTAATCGATAGCCTCAACCCCATTGCTGAAGGCGGTACTGCCTATATCCCCGGTGCTTTTGGTACTGGAAAAACGGTATTGCAGCAGGCCATTGCCAAGAACAATCGCGCGGAAGTGGTAATTCTGGTAGCTTGTGGCGAACGGGCTAATGAGGTAGTAGAAATCTTTCACAGTTTTCCGGAATTGGAAGACCTGGCCACTGGACGGAAATTGAAAGACAAAACCACCATTGTTTGTAATACCTCCAATATGCCGGTTGCCGCGCGGGAAGCCTCGGTTTATGTAGGCATGACCATGGCTGAATACTACCGCAGTATGGGCCATAAGGTGCTGCTTTTGGCAGATAGTACATCTCGCTGGGCACAGGCCCTAAGGGAGATGAGTAACCGTATGGAAGAATTACCAGGTACGGATGCCTTCCCGGTAGAGTTGCCAGCAGTAATTGCCAATTTCTACGGTCGGGCCGGAAAGGTGGAAATGCGCAATGGCACTAAGGGCTCTGTAACCTTCCTGGGTACGGTATCCCCCGCTGGTGGTAACTTTAAAGAACCGGTAACGGAATCTACCTCCAAAGTAGCGCGTTGCTTTTATGCCCTTTCTCAAAAACGTGCGGATGCCAAGCGCTATCCCGCCATTGATCCCTTGCAATCCTACAGCCGTTATTTGGATTATGAAGAGTTTCAGGCCTTTGCCGCTAAAAACATTGAGAGCGATTGGATTGAGAAAGTAAATCGGGCTAAAAACCTATTATCCAAAGGGATTGAGGCTCGAGATCAGATTTCCATTTTAGGGGATGATTCGGTGCCCTTGGATTATCATCGTGATTTCTGGAAAAGTGAATTGATTGATTTCGCTTTTATCCAGCAGGATTCCTTTGATGATACGGATATGAATTCGAGTCTGGAACGCCAGTCCTTTATGTTAAATAGAGTATTGGATATCTGCGACAAGCCTCAAGAATTTGAGGATTTTAGCGCGGTGAGTGCCTTTTATAAGAAGGTGATCAACCTCTTTAAACAGATGAATTACAGCGACTTTGAGTCGGATGACTTCCAAAAATTCAATACCGAGCTCGAAGCCCTTTTTAACCTTCAAAGCACAGAAGCATGA
- a CDS encoding V-type ATP synthase subunit B gives MIAKAFQPIYSRIKALTKATITLDADGVQYDELAWVDGRTAQVIKVDGKEVSLQVFSGTEGLGTNAQVVFSGSAPNIHLSPLLAGRYFNAFGVPLDGKDKVQGEERDVKGATVNPVRRQLPSELLATGIAGIDLNNTLVTGQKIPFFADPDQPYNRILAEVAMRADSDRIVLGGMGISHDDFLMFQQRFNSSGAGDKIVSFINTSEDPPLERLLIPDLVCTAAEYFAYEKQEKVLVLLTDMTLYADALAIVSNKMDQIPSKDAMPGSLYSDLARIYEKAVQFQNGGSITIIAVTTLNDGDITHAIPDNTGYITEGQLYLKKDPETGLTIIDPFRSLSRLKQNVIGIKTREDHPQVMNALVRLYADASEARSKKENGFDLNEYDERSLRFAEAYTRELLDVQLNIGTEEMLDRGWRLMSRFFKDYELGIRQNLIDKYWPEAKS, from the coding sequence ATGATTGCCAAGGCTTTTCAACCCATATATAGCCGGATTAAGGCCCTAACCAAAGCTACCATTACCCTGGATGCCGATGGCGTTCAATACGATGAGCTCGCTTGGGTAGACGGACGTACCGCTCAGGTAATTAAAGTGGATGGTAAAGAAGTGAGTTTGCAAGTCTTTTCCGGCACCGAAGGTCTGGGTACCAATGCTCAGGTAGTCTTTTCAGGAAGCGCTCCGAATATACATCTAAGTCCTTTATTAGCTGGTCGTTACTTTAACGCATTTGGAGTACCACTTGATGGTAAAGATAAGGTGCAAGGTGAAGAACGAGATGTAAAAGGAGCCACCGTAAATCCGGTACGCAGGCAATTGCCCTCCGAATTATTAGCCACTGGTATTGCGGGCATTGACCTCAATAATACCCTGGTTACCGGTCAAAAGATTCCCTTCTTCGCCGATCCTGATCAGCCTTATAATCGCATTTTGGCCGAGGTTGCCATGCGAGCTGATTCCGATCGAATTGTATTGGGAGGTATGGGAATCTCCCATGATGACTTCCTGATGTTTCAACAGCGCTTTAACAGCAGTGGCGCGGGCGACAAGATTGTGAGCTTCATTAATACCTCTGAAGATCCACCCCTGGAACGCTTGCTGATTCCGGATTTGGTATGCACTGCCGCCGAATACTTTGCCTATGAAAAGCAAGAGAAAGTTTTGGTGCTCTTAACCGATATGACTCTCTACGCCGATGCTTTGGCGATTGTATCCAATAAAATGGATCAGATTCCTAGTAAAGATGCCATGCCTGGCTCCCTCTATTCGGATTTAGCCCGGATTTATGAAAAGGCGGTACAGTTTCAAAATGGAGGCTCTATTACCATTATTGCGGTCACCACCTTGAATGATGGAGATATTACCCATGCCATTCCAGATAATACCGGCTATATCACTGAAGGACAGCTTTATTTAAAGAAAGATCCCGAAACCGGCCTAACCATTATTGACCCCTTCCGGAGTTTATCCCGCTTAAAGCAAAATGTAATAGGCATTAAAACTCGGGAGGACCATCCTCAAGTGATGAATGCCCTGGTAAGGCTGTATGCCGATGCCTCAGAAGCGCGTAGTAAAAAGGAAAACGGCTTCGACCTCAATGAATATGATGAGCGAAGCTTGCGCTTTGCAGAGGCCTATACGCGCGAATTACTGGATGTTCAGCTCAATATCGGGACCGAAGAAATGCTCGATCGGGGATGGCGCCTGATGAGTCGCTTCTTTAAGGACTATGAACTAGGCATTCGCCAAAATTTAATCGACAAATATTGGCCTGAGGCAAAATCATGA
- a CDS encoding V-type ATP synthase subunit D, translating into MNRAISYNKSTIQEFRKQLQVRRKALPVLMRKETALRQVIADRKPELKHLQKEYQAEWQRLQGYENIWNDLPSVLRVKSIQTEEHNIAGTRIERLVKVEYEALQLNPLYEPAWMPAALEALQNLIELKLQLQFRQKELESLEQARKKTTQKVNLYEKVQIPEYEEGIRKVKRFLEDKENIATAAKKIAKNRKMSRNES; encoded by the coding sequence ATGAACCGCGCGATCTCCTATAATAAATCGACTATTCAGGAATTTCGGAAGCAATTGCAAGTGCGCCGAAAAGCCCTGCCTGTGCTTATGCGCAAGGAAACAGCCTTACGCCAGGTTATAGCAGATCGCAAACCGGAATTAAAGCATTTGCAAAAGGAATATCAGGCCGAATGGCAGCGATTGCAAGGCTATGAGAATATTTGGAATGATCTGCCTTCAGTATTAAGGGTTAAATCCATCCAAACCGAAGAACATAATATTGCCGGTACCCGCATAGAACGCTTGGTAAAAGTGGAATACGAGGCCTTACAACTCAATCCCCTTTACGAACCAGCCTGGATGCCCGCAGCTTTGGAGGCCTTGCAAAACTTGATTGAACTAAAGCTCCAACTGCAATTCCGCCAGAAAGAATTAGAAAGTCTGGAACAGGCACGGAAGAAAACTACCCAAAAGGTGAACCTCTACGAGAAAGTGCAGATACCTGAATATGAAGAAGGTATTCGTAAAGTGAAACGCTTTTTGGAAGACAAGGAAAACATAGCCACTGCCGCTAAGAAGATTGCCAAGAACCGTAAAATGAGCCGCAATGAAAGCTAG
- a CDS encoding V-type ATP synthase subunit I, giving the protein MKARMLKVDLLIREAERKELTEALQKLGLLHIEKLGSESSLQNHADWKEWLELKNWLGAREAEAHEFEAQTLTGPLIPQLKQFKKDWSLWKHRQEDYSKSLAFWGIWQDYNPNLWQELESVGLKIQLYQCSKREWPQYQAQAFLIGQKDESLYFCRISAKENKEDLNLEALSLPPFRAHELQAIAVELNQEEHRLQSLLVSFLKAKEELEAEAAAIKENWEFQAGMETWQNLKATPLTHLQAWIPEKSEAEFRQTCSSLPLAFRLQVPDRKDNVPVQLENNAFNRLFEPITQIFQLPHYYEFDLTPMIAVFYPILFAYCLGDAGYGAIMTLAVLIGWFTFLKKQRALAALVGILGISTTIMGFIKSGSLFGVALSANADQAWIRSLSDWVIIPDDSSFFFNAFNVALLIGVLQILIGIGIAIAKAWYYDGFKASLSLWGKLLIVISSVALFMADTLQLSAGSIQLLIFSLIFGIALIMFFHDLSQALLVRMGSSILPLFFIFTGLLGDVLSYVRLFALGVTSAVLGLVVNRIGTDMMSDNWWTWIGAGAFLLFGHGLNFVLAALGSFIHPLRLTFVEFYNNAQFEGGGQSYHAFKKHKPFKNSHNGNS; this is encoded by the coding sequence ATGAAAGCTAGGATGTTAAAAGTGGATCTTTTAATTCGGGAGGCAGAGCGAAAGGAATTAACAGAGGCCCTGCAAAAGCTCGGGCTCCTGCATATTGAAAAGCTTGGTAGCGAAAGCAGCCTCCAGAATCATGCGGATTGGAAAGAGTGGCTGGAGCTTAAAAATTGGTTAGGAGCTCGGGAAGCGGAAGCCCATGAATTTGAAGCTCAAACATTAACAGGCCCCTTAATCCCTCAATTGAAGCAATTTAAAAAGGATTGGAGCCTTTGGAAACATCGCCAAGAAGATTATTCGAAATCACTGGCATTTTGGGGAATTTGGCAGGATTACAACCCTAATTTATGGCAAGAACTGGAATCTGTTGGTCTTAAAATTCAGCTCTACCAATGTTCTAAAAGAGAATGGCCCCAATATCAAGCGCAAGCTTTTTTAATCGGACAAAAGGATGAAAGCCTTTATTTCTGCCGCATTAGCGCTAAAGAAAATAAAGAGGATCTAAACCTTGAAGCGCTTAGCCTCCCTCCTTTTAGGGCGCATGAACTTCAAGCTATTGCAGTTGAGCTTAATCAGGAAGAGCATCGCTTACAAAGCCTTTTAGTCAGCTTCTTAAAAGCAAAAGAGGAATTAGAAGCCGAAGCAGCTGCCATTAAAGAAAACTGGGAATTTCAAGCGGGTATGGAAACCTGGCAAAATTTAAAAGCCACCCCTCTCACCCATTTACAGGCCTGGATTCCGGAAAAGTCCGAAGCGGAATTTCGTCAAACTTGCAGCTCCCTGCCCCTGGCCTTTAGATTGCAAGTTCCTGATCGTAAAGACAATGTGCCCGTACAATTGGAGAACAATGCCTTTAATCGGCTTTTTGAGCCCATCACCCAGATTTTCCAATTACCGCATTATTATGAGTTTGACCTCACTCCGATGATCGCGGTTTTTTACCCTATTCTCTTTGCTTATTGTCTGGGAGATGCGGGTTACGGTGCCATCATGACATTAGCCGTGCTGATTGGCTGGTTCACCTTTTTGAAAAAACAAAGAGCCCTGGCCGCCTTGGTGGGTATCCTGGGCATCAGTACCACCATAATGGGCTTTATTAAAAGCGGAAGCTTATTTGGGGTGGCCCTAAGTGCTAATGCAGATCAGGCTTGGATTCGCAGTTTAAGCGATTGGGTAATTATTCCCGATGACAGCTCCTTCTTTTTCAATGCTTTTAATGTGGCCTTATTAATTGGGGTGCTACAAATATTAATAGGTATTGGTATCGCCATCGCCAAAGCCTGGTATTATGATGGCTTTAAAGCCTCTTTATCCCTTTGGGGGAAGCTATTGATCGTGATTTCCTCCGTAGCCCTGTTTATGGCCGACACGCTCCAATTAAGCGCGGGGTCAATTCAATTATTGATTTTCAGTCTGATATTTGGAATTGCCCTTATCATGTTCTTCCACGATTTAAGTCAGGCCTTACTGGTCCGCATGGGCAGCAGTATTTTACCGCTCTTTTTCATTTTCACCGGCCTTTTAGGTGATGTACTCTCTTACGTGCGACTCTTTGCCTTAGGTGTAACCTCCGCCGTATTAGGCTTGGTGGTAAACCGTATTGGAACCGATATGATGAGTGATAATTGGTGGACCTGGATTGGTGCCGGAGCCTTTCTACTATTTGGGCACGGGCTCAATTTTGTACTGGCTGCTTTGGGCTCCTTTATCCACCCCCTCCGACTCACCTTCGTAGAATTTTACAATAACGCTCAATTTGAAGGCGGAGGCCAGTCCTACCATGCCTTTAAGAAACATAAACCCTTTAAAAACTCACACAATGGAAACAGCTAA
- a CDS encoding universal stress protein gives MKKRAPFSRVLIALEGGLQDDIILRYSAYLLSHMRVDSLFLMHVTEDLALPQEILEKYQDLLPPKEEQLEKYLRELYNASFGEKADYKVQSILSEGDPFEQILRQSHIKDIDLIIMGRRSEDRNHQLLGARLAEQGPCSVLLVPMHAHLEVNEIFLPIDFSEHGQIAMHFAEELSESINAEVRGIHFYAPARGFLKNAEAERELRGALRDTAKKEWIRYKKELELPQNWSCELIENRGEAPNHALFLAEHFGSDLIVIASKGRTASAAVLMGSFAKEMIRINRKVPLLILKKKRENLDFFEALKGLLD, from the coding sequence ATGAAAAAACGTGCCCCCTTCAGTCGTGTATTGATAGCTCTGGAAGGTGGTTTGCAGGATGATATAATCCTGCGCTACTCTGCCTATCTCCTCTCGCATATGCGCGTGGACAGTCTTTTCCTGATGCACGTTACTGAAGACCTTGCCCTGCCCCAGGAAATACTGGAAAAGTATCAGGATCTCTTACCTCCCAAGGAAGAGCAACTGGAAAAATACCTTCGCGAACTCTATAATGCCTCTTTTGGTGAAAAGGCGGATTATAAGGTTCAAAGCATATTAAGCGAAGGCGACCCTTTTGAGCAAATATTGCGACAAAGTCATATTAAGGACATTGACCTTATTATTATGGGTCGACGTTCCGAAGATCGCAATCACCAGCTTTTAGGCGCAAGGCTGGCTGAGCAAGGCCCTTGCTCTGTGCTTTTGGTGCCCATGCACGCACATCTGGAAGTGAATGAAATCTTTCTGCCCATTGATTTTAGTGAACATGGACAGATAGCCATGCATTTCGCCGAAGAATTATCCGAAAGCATCAATGCGGAAGTACGCGGTATTCATTTCTATGCCCCTGCTCGCGGTTTTTTAAAGAATGCTGAAGCAGAAAGGGAATTACGAGGTGCTTTGCGCGATACCGCCAAAAAAGAATGGATTCGCTATAAAAAGGAATTAGAGCTACCTCAAAATTGGTCTTGTGAATTGATTGAGAATCGTGGTGAAGCGCCTAATCATGCCCTCTTTTTAGCGGAACATTTTGGAAGTGATTTAATCGTAATTGCCTCTAAAGGAAGAACCGCTTCCGCAGCGGTTTTAATGGGATCCTTTGCTAAAGAGATGATTCGCATCAACCGAAAGGTTCCTTTACTCATCCTGAAAAAGAAAAGAGAGAATCTGGATTTCTTTGAAGCTTTAAAAGGCTTACTCGACTAA
- a CDS encoding DUF6992 family protein, with translation MEASLLSAFEYHLGLFLLLILFDWGLGILCLVPKSLIIRSFGLMLLAWALVNSLIYYLLEQHHQAKALDPAVNLENHLIQVFNWNIGLDILYLIIALMLLLWPRKRQSKKQRILTGLALGVTLNGLYLLIIDSLFRWMQLN, from the coding sequence ATGGAAGCCTCGTTGCTTTCCGCTTTTGAATATCATTTAGGACTTTTTCTGCTCTTAATTCTCTTCGATTGGGGACTGGGCATTCTGTGCTTAGTCCCTAAATCATTGATCATACGCTCATTTGGACTCATGCTTTTAGCTTGGGCCCTTGTTAATAGCCTGATCTATTATCTCTTAGAACAACACCATCAGGCGAAAGCCTTAGATCCAGCCGTTAATTTGGAGAACCATTTAATCCAGGTTTTTAACTGGAATATTGGTTTGGATATTCTTTACTTGATAATCGCCCTGATGCTGCTTCTATGGCCTCGCAAAAGGCAGTCTAAAAAGCAAAGGATTCTTACAGGTCTGGCTCTGGGAGTAACCCTTAATGGACTCTATCTCTTGATAATAGATAGCCTATTTCGCTGGATGCAATTGAATTAG
- a CDS encoding TrkH family potassium uptake protein, whose product MHLFNPRMTFALIGTLLAIVAAMMLLAVGVAVYYGEDWQSLLLSSGITLAVGALLYLPNLKNSNRDVRKRDGFLIVTLGWVAMSMLGSLPFALTGAIDNIVDAIFETVSGFTTTGATILTDIEGQAKSILFWRSMTHWIGGMGIIVLTVAILPLLGVGGMQLFIAESPGITPDKLHPRITGTAKRLWFIYFALTAAEAIALWVAGMGWFDAINHAMATMATGGFSTKNASIAAFNSPAIHYIITIFMFLAGVNFTLLYFGFSGRIKQLRQNEEFRVYAWNTLIFSGVVALVLIIFQSYSIEEGIRGGFFTVISIMTSTGFVTENYLLWPNFLIFLVFVLFFSGGSTGSTAGGIKVMRHIIMIKNSFLELKRQIHPNAIIPVRFNDRAVPQNITNTVAAFVLIWLTVFFAGSFVMSMFGLDFMSAVGSVTATLGNIGPGLGSVGPVDNFAHIPAGGKLFLSFLMLLGRLEMFTVLILFMPYFWQRR is encoded by the coding sequence ATGCATCTTTTTAACCCCAGAATGACCTTCGCCTTAATCGGCACCCTCTTAGCTATTGTAGCCGCTATGATGCTGCTTGCGGTAGGAGTTGCCGTGTATTATGGTGAAGATTGGCAAAGTCTTTTACTTTCATCCGGAATCACCCTGGCCGTAGGAGCCTTGCTCTACCTTCCCAATCTCAAGAATTCCAATCGTGATGTTCGTAAGCGCGATGGTTTCCTAATTGTAACCTTGGGTTGGGTAGCCATGTCGATGCTAGGTAGCTTGCCTTTTGCGCTTACTGGGGCGATCGACAATATTGTAGATGCCATTTTCGAAACGGTGAGTGGCTTTACCACTACTGGAGCTACCATTTTAACCGATATTGAAGGTCAGGCTAAATCCATTCTCTTTTGGCGTAGTATGACCCACTGGATTGGTGGTATGGGAATTATCGTTCTTACGGTGGCCATTTTACCGCTTTTAGGGGTGGGAGGCATGCAGCTCTTTATCGCTGAATCCCCCGGTATTACTCCAGATAAATTACATCCGCGTATTACCGGTACCGCAAAGCGCTTATGGTTTATCTATTTCGCATTAACCGCTGCCGAGGCTATTGCCCTGTGGGTGGCGGGTATGGGCTGGTTCGATGCGATTAACCATGCTATGGCGACTATGGCGACCGGTGGTTTCTCGACTAAGAATGCGAGTATTGCGGCTTTTAACTCGCCAGCCATTCATTATATCATCACCATTTTCATGTTTTTAGCCGGGGTAAACTTTACCTTACTTTATTTCGGTTTTAGCGGCCGGATTAAGCAATTACGCCAGAATGAAGAATTCCGGGTATATGCTTGGAATACCCTGATATTTAGTGGGGTAGTGGCCCTGGTTCTGATCATCTTTCAAAGCTATTCCATTGAGGAAGGGATTCGTGGTGGATTCTTTACGGTAATCTCAATTATGACCTCCACTGGTTTCGTTACTGAGAACTATTTGCTTTGGCCTAACTTCCTGATATTCTTAGTCTTCGTGCTCTTCTTCTCTGGTGGTTCTACTGGGAGTACCGCGGGCGGAATCAAAGTGATGCGCCACATTATTATGATTAAGAACTCCTTTCTAGAGCTTAAGCGGCAAATTCACCCTAATGCTATTATTCCCGTACGTTTTAATGATCGTGCGGTACCACAGAATATCACCAATACCGTAGCAGCATTCGTGCTCATTTGGCTTACCGTCTTTTTCGCGGGCTCCTTTGTAATGTCCATGTTTGGCCTCGATTTCATGTCGGCCGTAGGTTCCGTTACCGCTACGCTTGGTAATATTGGTCCGGGCTTAGGTTCGGTTGGACCAGTGGATAATTTCGCCCATATCCCTGCCGGTGGTAAGCTATTCCTGAGTTTCCTGATGTTACTCGGTCGTTTGGAAATGTTTACGGTACTGATTCTCTTTATGCCTTATTTCTGGCAGCGACGCTAA
- the trkA gene encoding Trk system potassium transporter TrkA: MKIVIAGAGAVGTHLATWLSSESHDITLIDHDADRLQNVDQNIDAIAISGEVTDFSILQRAQVSDADLFISVTSVEEANILSAIYAKQLGAKKTIARISQMQYLTSDDVLNIRDLGIDELISPESLAAREVRHLLNTNAASESIEFENGKINLLGLDIEEDAAIVGKTMAQIAGLRDVRDYIVVAIRRNNETIIPKGDTVVMANDHLFVITHAEGVEQVLEVTGRRKIKINDIIIIGGSRTGRHLARKLCRNFHVKLIEQNPEKAEEIASEHPEIMVLNFDGTDVEKLEEEGLKNTDALVAVTGNSETNVLTCLVAKDRGVKKTIAMVENIEYLSLTQSIGIDSLINKKLAAANFIYRYIRRGDFVTLSTIHGIDSEVIEFNVSTKCQVTEKKIKDLDLPKGSLVGGVIRNNKGLIPTGDFSIQPGDKVVVFAKNECAKKVSRYFR; this comes from the coding sequence ATGAAGATTGTAATTGCCGGTGCTGGAGCTGTAGGAACCCACCTTGCAACCTGGCTTTCGAGCGAATCACATGATATTACCCTGATCGACCATGATGCGGATCGATTGCAAAATGTGGATCAGAATATCGATGCAATTGCTATTTCTGGTGAGGTAACGGATTTCTCGATCTTGCAAAGGGCGCAAGTGTCGGATGCTGACTTGTTTATATCCGTAACATCAGTTGAGGAAGCAAATATCCTGAGTGCTATATACGCCAAGCAATTAGGAGCTAAGAAAACTATTGCCCGGATCAGCCAAATGCAATACCTCACCAGTGATGATGTATTGAACATCCGAGATTTGGGAATCGATGAGTTGATTTCTCCAGAATCCTTAGCGGCGCGGGAAGTACGTCATCTGCTCAATACCAATGCGGCCTCTGAATCGATTGAGTTTGAAAATGGTAAGATCAATTTATTAGGTCTTGATATAGAGGAAGACGCCGCCATTGTAGGTAAGACCATGGCCCAAATTGCGGGCTTACGCGATGTTCGTGATTACATTGTAGTGGCCATTCGCCGGAATAATGAAACCATTATCCCTAAGGGTGATACCGTGGTTATGGCCAATGATCACCTTTTCGTTATCACCCATGCAGAAGGGGTAGAACAAGTACTGGAAGTAACTGGTCGTAGAAAGATCAAAATCAACGATATAATTATCATTGGTGGTAGTCGTACCGGTCGGCATTTAGCCCGCAAGCTTTGTCGGAATTTCCATGTAAAACTGATTGAACAGAATCCTGAAAAGGCCGAGGAAATTGCTTCTGAGCATCCAGAAATAATGGTGCTTAACTTCGATGGTACCGATGTAGAAAAGCTAGAAGAAGAAGGCCTGAAAAACACGGATGCCTTGGTAGCGGTTACCGGAAACTCCGAAACCAATGTGCTTACCTGTTTGGTAGCTAAAGATCGTGGCGTGAAGAAAACCATTGCCATGGTTGAAAACATCGAATACCTTTCCTTAACCCAAAGTATTGGTATTGATAGCTTGATTAACAAGAAATTAGCCGCGGCTAACTTTATTTATCGCTATATCCGTCGGGGTGACTTTGTAACGCTCTCCACTATTCACGGAATTGATTCTGAGGTGATTGAGTTCAATGTAAGCACCAAATGTCAGGTTACCGAAAAGAAAATTAAGGATCTCGACCTGCCCAAGGGTTCTTTGGTAGGAGGAGTAATCCGCAATAATAAAGGCTTAATTCCCACCGGAGATTTCAGCATTCAACCCGGCGATAAAGTGGTTGTTTTCGCTAAAAACGAATGTGCGAAAAAGGTGAGTCGTTACTTTCGTTAA
- a CDS encoding YybH family protein gives MKKLLLFCLVGGLFMACQAPKPETASEAKKLDKKALREYIIAMEDTLAMAYREKDIDLFSKFYSKNAVTYGEGRDQLFGKRDILNHFRHSIVEDSTHSFNFKYTTIDVFATGKDMAVESGRWAEMDSSGAEIEHGFYMVVFQEVDGRLVSVRDMWNSAKSE, from the coding sequence ATGAAAAAGCTCTTACTTTTTTGCTTGGTGGGCGGCCTGTTTATGGCTTGTCAAGCCCCCAAACCCGAAACTGCTAGTGAAGCTAAAAAGCTTGACAAAAAGGCCTTGCGTGAATATATCATCGCCATGGAAGATACCTTGGCTATGGCCTATCGTGAGAAGGATATTGATCTCTTTTCGAAGTTTTATTCGAAGAACGCCGTTACCTATGGTGAGGGTCGTGATCAATTATTCGGAAAACGCGATATTCTCAATCACTTTCGTCATAGCATTGTTGAAGACAGTACTCATTCCTTCAACTTCAAATACACTACCATTGACGTATTTGCCACAGGCAAGGATATGGCAGTAGAAAGTGGCCGGTGGGCCGAGATGGATTCCAGTGGTGCCGAAATTGAGCACGGCTTCTATATGGTAGTATTCCAGGAAGTTGATGGTCGTTTGGTTTCCGTTCGTGATATGTGGAACTCGGCCAAGAGCGAATAA
- a CDS encoding acyl-CoA thioesterase — MIVHEIPKIVEAKDLDDLNHVNNVVYLQWVQDVASSHWFSRAGKNTGVIWVVRKHEIEYLAPAHLGDELSLRTWVESMEGLTSLRKVEILRGTEVICCCTSQWIMLDAKSFRPRRISPELAALFIEQS, encoded by the coding sequence ATGATAGTCCATGAAATTCCAAAGATCGTTGAGGCTAAAGACCTCGACGATCTTAATCACGTAAACAATGTGGTGTACCTGCAATGGGTACAGGATGTTGCCAGTAGCCATTGGTTTAGTCGTGCCGGTAAAAATACCGGTGTCATTTGGGTAGTGCGCAAGCATGAAATCGAATACCTCGCTCCTGCTCATTTAGGGGATGAGCTTAGCTTAAGGACTTGGGTGGAAAGCATGGAAGGCTTGACCAGTCTGCGAAAAGTGGAAATACTACGCGGTACGGAAGTAATTTGTTGTTGCACCAGTCAATGGATAATGCTGGACGCTAAAAGCTTTCGACCTCGACGCATTAGTCCCGAATTAGCCGCACTCTTTATTGAGCAGAGCTAG